GCCGGCGCCATTATTTCCAATCACCGCTGTAATGGTTCCGGCCGGAATCTCTAGATTAATGGGGCCGAGCGTAAAATCATCGCCCATTTTCCTGACAATATTTTGGCACGTTAATGTATGCATCTCTTATCTCTCCTCTCCTAAAACCATGGTCAATAATCTTTTAATCTCTGCGTCCGTATACTCATGCTGGCGGGCTGTTCTCACAGCTTGACGGAGGGCATCCTGAACTGCTCGTTCTTTTAAGATCGACCGTTCCTTACTCCCCACTTCCTGGACGAACGTCCCCTTGCCGCGGTACGTTTTGATATAGCCCTCTTGTTCCAAATTTTGATACGCGCGCCGAGTTGTAATTACACTGCAACCCAAATCAGCGGCAAGCGCGCGAATGGACGGGAGGGCTGTGTCCGCCGGCAAATACCCGGACACGATGAGCGCTTTTATCTGCTCTTCGATTTGATAGTAAATCGGCTCTTGCCGGTCGTCATTGACTTCAATCGGGAGCGGCACGGACATCTCCTCCCTTCCGCTTGATCCGTCTAAGACCCAATCGGGAGACAATAAGGAGCATGACACAAACAATGAGGACAGCAATTAAGGCATTAAACAGAAATGACCCTTCTTCTGCTAGATAAATCGAAAATGCCATGAACGTGCCATCAAATGGAGCGAGCCAAACCCAGACAACGAAATAAAATAAAAAATAAATGAAAACGACCATATATGCCCAACTATAAAGGAAAAATCTTTTTTGATAATGAATGCCAATCTCTTCAAGTACCGTGATCGTCGATACAAAAGCAATCGCTGCCCAAAAAACGAGAAAACTATAGAAGGCCGGATCTGTGAATGTAAAAGGAAATACGTTCGTAAAGCCGGTTACAATACAAATTCCAGCTATCATGATGACAGGCGCCTGCACACCTTTCACCAAGATTCTGCTATAAAATAACTGCTTCTCCGGAACGGGGAGACGTCTGGCATACGTATAAAAAGCACTCGACCACTTTGACGGCGGCAGCTCCGCCAGCCGAAAACCTTTTAGATGGACATTGCCCAATAATACCAGAACCCCAAAGATTAAAAAGACAGATTCCGGAATGGCAGTCACCAAATTTATCCCGGGATCCATATTTGCAACGACATTAATCAATAAGGCTATTAATACACATGCGAGGAGTCCATTTAAAAAACCGGGCACACCCATATGTCTCCACTCAAACAGCGCTAACCGAACGATTTCTTTCACGTCTTTCACCTCCCATATCCATGTTTCCGGATCTTTTTCCTGCCTGCATACTCAACCGTCAATAATGTGATGAATATAATTGCGACAGCGATACCCGACATCGCTGTGGGATAGGCTGCCGAATACTCGATGGTAAAACTTACAAACGATCCGTTATAGGGAACCAGCCAAACCCAAACGATGAGATAGAAAACCAAGAAGCCGATCATCCATGCCACTGCTTTCAAGTTCATTTTCGTATCCTCTTTCAAGCTGTATCCAATTTCGTTTATCGTGTTCATCGTAGAAATTATGACAACAGCAATCCAAAAAGCAGCAAAACTTATGAAGGCATGATCTCCGAATGAGAACGGAAATGGGTCAGGAACAAAGATGACTGCCAACGACACTATCGCAAACATGAGCACGGTTAGATACACGGCTTTCACGAGCATACGACTGTGGAATAATGCCACTTCCGATACCGGTAAACGCTTCGTATAGCGGTAAAAAGGCGTCGAAAGTATGTCATCGTTCATTTTCACAATACTAAACGGTTCACCGCTGAACTGAGACATACCGAGCCAGAGTATAATCGCTAAAATAAACCAAAAGTCCAATATAATGGCTATTCCTTCATCTTCTGCTAATCCCGCAACAAAAACTAAGAGAATGGTGTAACAAATCAATACAAAGAGTGCAGCAACGACACCCCGAATACTCACATTTTTCCATTCAAACCAAGCCAGACGGAATATATCTCTGATCATCATGAACAACTCCAAACTGTTCATCTGTTTATATCTATATATACAGTATAACACTTTGCTCCATTTTGCAACGGTTTTTTTGAAATAAAAAACACGCCCCCTCTCGGACGTGTTATGGCGACCAAACGATTGAATTTGAGGTCGATTCGGGCTTCATGAACCGCCCATGGCGACCGTATGGTCGAAGGAAAAACCGTTTCGGTCACCATGAACGCTTCATGGCGACCATACGGTCGAATCCAGAGCCCAGTCGAGGCTCATGAACCACCGATGACGACCGAATGGTCGAAATGATAAACGTTTCGGGAATCATGACGCTAAATAGTATCCATTTTTTCACAATATCAGCATGCCGGCGATCGCGCCATTCATCAAGTTTCCGAGAATCGCTGCAATTAACGCTCGCGGACCAAATTGGGCAATTTCCTGGCGACGCTCCGGCACAAGTGCCCCTAAACCGCCGATCATAATCGCGATCGTTCCGATGTTGGCAAACCCGCATAGAGCAAAGGTGGCAATCGCGATCGTTCTAGGATCGGTAATCGCCCCAGCCTCCATGGCGTTAATTAAGGTTCCGAAACCGACAAACTCGTTAATAATCGTTTTCTCAGCAATCATTTGGCCGACAAGCATGGCCTGTTCCCAGGGGACTCCGATTAGAAAGGCCAAAGGCGAGAATACAAAACCGAATATTGTAGCGATGGTCAAATCTTGGCTGATGAGCCCCAGCCCTATATCGATTAATTCCACAAGCGAAACGAATGCAAGGACCATTGCACCAACGTTCAAAGCCAGACGCAACCCGTCGGTCGTCCCTCTGGCGGCAGCGTCAATCACATTCCTCGTATCTTTATCCCTTTCGAGTTAACATCATCGGTCGTTTTGCTGACATCCGATTCGGGAACGACCATTTTAGCCATAACTAATCCTGCCGGTGCGGCCATAAAACTCGCGACGATCAAATAATCCACAGGTGCCCCCATCGCTACGAGTCCACCCAGTACTGAACCGGCAACGGTTCCTAAACCAACCGTCATCACCGTAAAGAACTCTGAACGAGTCATTTGATTCAGGTAGGGTTTAATCGTCAACGGCGACTCGGTGATCCCGACAAAAATATTCGCCGTTGCTGCAATTGATTCCACCTTGCTCGTCCCTAAAACTTTTGAAATGAAACCGCCTAAGATTTTAATTAGCCAGGGCATGAACCCTATGTAAAAAAGTACACCCATTAAAGCAGCGAAGAAAATAATGACGGTCAAAACATGAATGAAGAACGTGTTGCCATCATTAAGCGCCATCATTTCTTCCCCGAACAAAAATTCAATCCCGGCATCTGCAGCACCTAAAATGCCAGTCACAAATTGGCTAAGTACAGCCAACACTTCCTCGCCGACACCCCAGCCGAGAAAGAGCAAGCCAATCGCAAATTGAATAGCCAACGCGCCCAATACAGTTCTCACGTTAATGTTCTTCCGATCAACCGAAAGCAAAAAAGCGAGCCCCAACAATACAATCATTGCAATGAGCCCCCACGCGATATTGCCCAATAATTCCATCTCTCGCGCCTCCCCCTATACAATTTTTATGATCCATGGAAAATTAATGCTAATCTGAACAAATATGCTTAAAATTAGATTACCATTTCAACGGCATTTTCTACAATAATTGGATAACATTAATCACTCCCCGCTTTTTCTGCTGAGAGCCATGTCAATGATCTCCCTTTCAGCATCTGTCTCGGCGAAAACTCCCGGTACTTCAGTCGGATTTCCACTGCTGTCAATCGCTACCATCGTCACAAAAGATGTGGTTGTTGTTTTAGTATCTTCGGTCGCCGGATTCTCTACACTGACGTGGACATAGACCACCATCGATGTACGGCCGGTTGCCGCTACCCACGCTTCAACATTTACGAGATCACCCGACTTCACAGATGAATGGAAATCAACGCTGTCCACGGAGGCAGTGACAACGATTTTGCCGGAATGCCGCATCGCCGCGATTGCCGCTGCTTCATCAATATAAGCGAGTACGGTCCCTCCGAAAATCGTTTGTAAATGGTTCGTATCCGAAGGGCTTATCAAATGCGACTGGAGCGTGTGGGAACGCGTCATTGGTCGCTTTTCTTTTTGTTTGCTCATGTCTATCACCTTTCCATTTCGTGTTTACCCTTTATAAACCTACATTTTTTGATAAGAAACGTCAAATAAGCCTATGAAAAAAGCCAAGCCCAATAATGTGGACTCGACTTTTTAAAGTAATTGGTAATATGTTCAAGCTTGATATTGCAATGATAATGAGGCCTTGCGACGCATATGGAGATACATTGATCGACCTATCTCCTTGATTACACTTCCAAAATAATTTTGCCTTTCGTTTTTCTCCCTTCCATTAATTCATGGACGCGTGCGGCCTCATCCAGAGAAAAGGTATGCCCAATCTGCAACTCTAGTTCGCCTTTTTGCAAATGGGAAAACAGTGCTTCCAAACTCGACTGCATTAATGCTGGTTTTCGCATGATTTGAGGTAAAAAGAAACCAATGACGGATTGATTTTTTTCCATGAGTCGTCCGGCATTAAGTCTGCTTTGTTCTCCGCTTGCGGAACCGAAGATAACGAGACGACCGAAACTTCCGAGGACTTGAAGTGTTTTCTCGAAAACATCTCCTCCGACCATCTCCATCGCAATGTCCACGCCTTTGCCGTCTGTTGCCTCAAGAACCTCTTTTTCCCAGCCTTCTTGGGTATAATTGATGCCCACATCAGCACCCAATCGCTTGGCCTCCCCCAATTTTTCTTCCGTACTTGCTGTCGCGATTACTTTGCCGGCTCCATGCAGTTTTGCCAATTGTACAGCGATACTTCCGACCCCACCGGCCGCTGCATGAACGAGCACCGTCTCCTCTTCTGCCAATTGCCCCATCGTTATCAGCACATGATAGGCACTCAATCCTTGTAATGGCAACGCTGCCGCGGTAGAGAAATCCAACGAATCTCCGATCGGAATTAGTCCACGCGCATCAGCCGTCACGTACTCGGCATACGCCCCCGAACCGGTCAATGTTACCACTCGTGTACCTGGCTTTACATTCGTTACTTCCGCTCCAACTTCTTTTACGACACCCGCGACTTCGGCACCGGGTATGAAAGGCAATGGCGTGGGCACAACATATTGGCCTCTCCGCCGCGCAGTATCCGCATAATTGACGCCGACACGATTAACTTCAATTAAAACTTCCTGCTCGTTCGGTTTCGGAACTTTTACGTTCGCTGTTTCCAATACATCCGGTCCGCCAAAGTTCGAGAATTGAATCGCTTTCATTTTAATCACCTATTTTCCTTTAAAATTTGGTTCTCGTTTTTGCTTAAATGCTGCCACACCTTCTTTGTGGTCTTCGGTTGTCATCATCATTGTTTGCGAGATTCGCTCTTGCCACCTTTGCCCCTTCGTTGGCGACTAGAACAGCGGTCTTTTCTCCAATGCCGCTCCCTGCACCCGTTATCAAAACAGTCATATCTTTGAACCTCATTGTATCCTCCTTCCCATTTCCCTCAAGATTCAATGCCACGCAACATCATATCGACGAAAATACCCGCTACTTCTTCATCCCTGTACTTCCCTTCAGGGTTAAACCATTGGTAACTCCAATTAATAACACCAAGAATCGCGAGCGTAACAATCGGAGGATTCAGATCGTTGCGAAATTCTTTTGTTGTAATTCCCTCTCGAACAATTTCCTCGACCTGTTCTCTAACTTGATTGCGCTTGTGGGCAATGTCGGTATAACTCTCTGCACTCAAGTGGCGCATTTCCCGAAAAAGAATTTTGGCACTTGAGCGATGCTGCTTTATTTTCGTCACCATTACATAGACGACACCGACGAGTTTATCCCGACTATTTTTCGTTTTATCATTGGAAAGTTCCTCGATATTCCGAACCAAGCCATCGATGTATTCAAAATGGATGTCGGTTAACAATTCTTCTTTACTGGAAAAATAATAATAGAACGTTCCTTTGGTCACTTCCAGCGAACGAACGATATCATGAATGGATGTTTCTTTAAATCCTTTTCTTCCAAATAATTGGATGCTTTCTCTTTTTATTTGTTCTTTCATCTGTCAACCCTCATTACATCAAGCTCGTCCCTCCGTCAACAACGACGACGTCTCCGGTTATATACTTCGAAGCGTCAGAGGCAAGAAAAAGGGTGACCCCTTTCAAGTCATCATCTCCGCCAAAACGTCGAAGCGGTGTAAATGTAAGCATTGCCTGGTTGTTTTTCTCCATTAGTTCTTTTGACATTTTCGTCTTAAACCAGCCCGGTGCAATGGCGTTGACGTTAATATTGTGTCGTCCCCATTTCACGGCTAAATCTTTCGTAAAGTTGATAATCGCGCCTTTACTCGTGTTGTAGGGAATCGTATCCATCATTTCCGGCATTGAGTTTTTCAG
The Salicibibacter kimchii DNA segment above includes these coding regions:
- a CDS encoding GntR family transcriptional regulator → MSVPLPIEVNDDRQEPIYYQIEEQIKALIVSGYLPADTALPSIRALAADLGCSVITTRRAYQNLEQEGYIKTYRGKGTFVQEVGSKERSILKERAVQDALRQAVRTARQHEYTDAEIKRLLTMVLGEER
- a CDS encoding nucleoside transporter C-terminal domain-containing protein, producing MIDAAARGTTDGLRLALNVGAMVLAFVSLVELIDIGLGLISQDLTIATIFGFVFSPLAFLIGVPWEQAMLVGQMIAEKTIINEFVGFGTLINAMEAGAITDPRTIAIATFALCGFANIGTIAIMIGGLGALVPERRQEIAQFGPRALIAAILGNLMNGAIAGMLIL
- a CDS encoding Na+ dependent nucleoside transporter N-terminal domain-containing protein translates to MELLGNIAWGLIAMIVLLGLAFLLSVDRKNINVRTVLGALAIQFAIGLLFLGWGVGEEVLAVLSQFVTGILGAADAGIEFLFGEEMMALNDGNTFFIHVLTVIIFFAALMGVLFYIGFMPWLIKILGGFISKVLGTSKVESIAATANIFVGITESPLTIKPYLNQMTRSEFFTVMTVGLGTVAGSVLGGLVAMGAPVDYLIVASFMAAPAGLVMAKMVVPESDVSKTTDDVNSKGIKIRGM
- a CDS encoding acyl-CoA thioesterase, with the translated sequence MSKQKEKRPMTRSHTLQSHLISPSDTNHLQTIFGGTVLAYIDEAAAIAAMRHSGKIVVTASVDSVDFHSSVKSGDLVNVEAWVAATGRTSMVVYVHVSVENPATEDTKTTTTSFVTMVAIDSSGNPTEVPGVFAETDAEREIIDMALSRKSGE
- a CDS encoding quinone oxidoreductase family protein; this translates as MKAIQFSNFGGPDVLETANVKVPKPNEQEVLIEVNRVGVNYADTARRRGQYVVPTPLPFIPGAEVAGVVKEVGAEVTNVKPGTRVVTLTGSGAYAEYVTADARGLIPIGDSLDFSTAAALPLQGLSAYHVLITMGQLAEEETVLVHAAAGGVGSIAVQLAKLHGAGKVIATASTEEKLGEAKRLGADVGINYTQEGWEKEVLEATDGKGVDIAMEMVGGDVFEKTLQVLGSFGRLVIFGSASGEQSRLNAGRLMEKNQSVIGFFLPQIMRKPALMQSSLEALFSHLQKGELELQIGHTFSLDEAARVHELMEGRKTKGKIILEV
- a CDS encoding TetR/AcrR family transcriptional regulator — its product is MKEQIKRESIQLFGRKGFKETSIHDIVRSLEVTKGTFYYYFSSKEELLTDIHFEYIDGLVRNIEELSNDKTKNSRDKLVGVVYVMVTKIKQHRSSAKILFREMRHLSAESYTDIAHKRNQVREQVEEIVREGITTKEFRNDLNPPIVTLAILGVINWSYQWFNPEGKYRDEEVAGIFVDMMLRGIES